One Deltaproteobacteria bacterium genomic region harbors:
- a CDS encoding Hsp20/alpha crystallin family protein has translation MTEAEAKELKVREKHEVSTDMEQTRPGPVYTPDVDIFESDKDITLLADMPGVSTDSMTIDLRDDVLTLTGEAENDGETSEDPILMEYGVGKYYRQFTLSEVIDQAKITAELKDGVLRLVLPKVERATPRKISVSAG, from the coding sequence ATGACGGAAGCTGAAGCCAAAGAACTGAAAGTCAGAGAAAAACACGAGGTGTCCACCGATATGGAACAAACGCGCCCGGGTCCGGTCTATACCCCCGATGTGGACATATTTGAATCAGACAAGGATATTACCCTGCTGGCGGATATGCCTGGTGTGTCGACTGATAGCATGACCATTGATTTGCGTGACGATGTGCTCACATTGACAGGCGAGGCCGAGAACGATGGTGAAACATCCGAGGATCCCATCCTGATGGAGTACGGTGTCGGAAAATACTATCGTCAGTTTACACTGTCGGAGGTGATCGATCAGGCCAAGATTACCGCGGAGCTCAAAGACGGCGTGCTGCGTCTTGTGCTTCCGAAGGTCGAGAGAGCAACCCCGCGGAAAATTTCTGTATCCGCAGGATAA